The following are encoded in a window of Miltoncostaea marina genomic DNA:
- the infC gene encoding translation initiation factor IF-3 produces the protein MPPRRGPDTRPPAGPSTRINDAIRAESVRLIDADGENHGVVPLARAQEIAARAGLDLVEVAADARPPVCRIMDYGKWRYEQEQKAKQARRHQSTITIKEIKFRPKIDPHDYATKKGHVERFLRHRDKVKVTIMFRGRELMHPERGEAILLKLADELKDIAAIESRPNLDGRNMVMMIAPLKNPQGGEAAEGAGRPAREEAEAAK, from the coding sequence TTGCCGCCTAGGCGAGGACCCGACACACGACCGCCCGCCGGCCCCTCGACGCGGATCAACGACGCGATCCGGGCGGAGTCGGTGCGGCTGATCGACGCCGACGGCGAGAACCACGGCGTCGTCCCGCTCGCGCGGGCGCAGGAGATCGCCGCCCGCGCCGGCCTGGACCTGGTCGAGGTGGCCGCCGACGCCCGTCCGCCGGTCTGCCGGATCATGGACTACGGCAAGTGGCGCTACGAGCAGGAGCAGAAGGCCAAGCAGGCCCGGCGCCACCAGAGCACGATCACCATCAAGGAGATCAAGTTCCGGCCGAAGATCGACCCGCACGACTACGCCACCAAGAAGGGGCACGTCGAGCGGTTCCTCCGGCACCGGGACAAGGTCAAGGTGACGATCATGTTCCGCGGCCGCGAGCTGATGCACCCCGAGCGCGGCGAGGCGATCCTGCTCAAGCTCGCCGACGAGCTCAAGGACATCGCGGCCATCGAGAGCCGGCCCAACCTGGACGGCCGCAACATGGTCATGATGATCGCGCCGCTCAAGAACCCGCAGGGCGGGGAGGCGGCGGAGGGCGCTGGTCGCCCGGCCCGCGAAGAGGCCGAGGCCGCGAAGTAG
- the rpmI gene encoding 50S ribosomal protein L35: MPKMKTSRSAKKRFRLTGTGKVRFQRAGMRHNLENMSGKEQRHLSKEAELAPEMVKGVKRMLGKR, translated from the coding sequence ATGCCCAAGATGAAGACCAGCAGATCCGCGAAGAAGCGCTTCCGGCTCACCGGGACCGGCAAGGTCCGCTTCCAGCGCGCGGGCATGCGGCACAACCTCGAGAACATGTCCGGCAAGGAGCAGCGCCACCTCTCGAAGGAGGCGGAGCTCGCGCCGGAGATGGTCAAGGGCGTCAAGCGGATGCTGGGGAAGAGGTAG
- the rplT gene encoding 50S ribosomal protein L20, with protein sequence MARVKRSVGARKKRRKVLAQASGYWGTKHSSYKRAKEQVQRSLRYAYRDRRVRKRDFRRLWIARINAAARENGLTYSELMHGLRLAGVELDRKILAELATHEPEAFAALAARARTARASEPVGA encoded by the coding sequence ATGGCCCGAGTCAAGCGTTCGGTCGGCGCGCGCAAGAAGCGCCGCAAGGTCCTCGCACAGGCCAGCGGCTACTGGGGGACCAAGCACTCCTCCTACAAGCGCGCGAAGGAGCAGGTCCAGCGCTCGCTGCGCTACGCGTACCGCGACCGCCGGGTGCGCAAGCGCGACTTCCGCCGGCTGTGGATCGCCCGCATCAACGCGGCCGCCCGCGAGAACGGCCTCACCTACAGCGAGCTGATGCACGGCCTGCGACTGGCCGGCGTCGAGCTCGACCGCAAGATCCTGGCCGAGCTCGCCACGCACGAGCCCGAGGCCTTCGCGGCCCTCGCGGCGCGCGCCCGCACCGCCCGAGCGAGCGAGCCCGTCGGCGCCTGA
- a CDS encoding TrmH family RNA methyltransferase produces the protein MQLARALQAKKVRRERRLLVAEGEDLVDAALARGVRPVALLFDAERLSGDDPRLRATEGLRERYLVPPKLMAAASGLAAAPRVMAILPQPPVRSFRDVRFPPSPGVYLAGVADPGNVGTLVRTAAALGADWLALGPGSADAFHPRAVRAAMGSTFALPVLEGVAPADLATREGFAVVAAVARGGVPPWEADLARPLVLALGAERAGLEPALEALSDGRETVRVTIPQTEGTESLNVSAAGAALLAEAARQRAARPGPVG, from the coding sequence CTGCAGCTCGCGCGGGCGCTGCAGGCGAAGAAGGTCCGCCGCGAGCGACGGCTGCTCGTGGCGGAGGGTGAGGACCTGGTCGACGCCGCGCTCGCGCGCGGCGTGCGGCCGGTCGCGCTCCTGTTCGACGCCGAGCGGCTGAGCGGGGACGACCCGCGCCTGCGGGCGACGGAGGGCCTGCGGGAGCGCTACCTCGTGCCGCCGAAGCTGATGGCGGCCGCGAGCGGCCTCGCCGCCGCGCCGCGGGTGATGGCCATCCTGCCGCAGCCGCCCGTGCGCTCCTTCCGCGACGTGCGCTTCCCGCCCTCGCCGGGCGTCTACCTGGCGGGGGTCGCCGACCCCGGCAACGTGGGCACGCTCGTGCGCACGGCCGCGGCGCTCGGCGCCGACTGGCTGGCGCTCGGCCCCGGCTCGGCGGACGCGTTCCACCCCCGCGCCGTGCGGGCGGCGATGGGGTCGACCTTCGCCCTGCCGGTGCTGGAGGGCGTCGCGCCCGCCGACCTCGCCACTCGCGAGGGCTTCGCGGTGGTGGCCGCCGTCGCCCGCGGCGGGGTGCCGCCCTGGGAGGCCGACCTCGCGCGCCCGCTGGTGCTGGCCCTGGGCGCGGAGCGGGCGGGGCTCGAGCCCGCGCTGGAGGCGCTCTCGGACGGCCGGGAGACGGTCCGCGTGACGATCCCGCAGACCGAGGGGACCGAGTCGCTCAACGTCTCGGCCGCCGGGGCCGCCCTGCTGGCCGAGGCCGCGCGCCAGCGGGCCGCCCGCCCCGGGCCGGTCGGGTAG